The Thermacetogenium phaeum DSM 12270 genome segment TGATGTCAATACGCTTCCCGGTAACAGTAATCTCTTCAATCAAGAGATTAACCAGGCGCTTTTTCTCTTCAAGAGAAAGAGCCTCGAGAATGTCTCCAACCTGGGCGGCAAGCTCTTCTAACCGTTCCATTTCCTGCGCCGCCAGGTCGTGCCGGGAAAGTTCCATTAAAATCTGCTCCCTGCGGCGCGAGAGGTACTCCCAGCGCTCCTTTATTTCCCTGAGCCGCTGTTCCATTTCATCTTCCGGTATCAAACCTTTTTGGAACACAGTCGCTACCCGTGACCGTTCTTTGGAGACTTGAACTAATTCTTTTTCGATGGTGATAAGCTCAATTTCCAAAGCTTTGGCAGTCTCGTCAGGGAAAGCGGCATGGAGTTCTTCGCGAAGCCTTTCCGGATTCGTCAGCCAACCGGAGACTCTTTCCCAAACGACTTCTTCTAATTCCGGAGCATTAAGATATTGGGATTTACAGCGTTCCCGCCCCGGTATACCCGGCGATTTCGCAGTGCAGACGTAATAAGCCCTCTTCTTTCCTTTTGACGTAACGAGATTCCCGTGCATAGTCGTGCCGCATTTCCCGCAGCGCATAAGGCCCGAAAGAAGATAAGGGTAAGTGCTGCAGCTGCGCCAGCGCCTTCGCGAGTTCTCAAAACGCTTTTGGGCTGCCTCCCATGTTTGTTTATCAACAATGGCGGGGACAGAAATAGGGATCCACTCTTCGGCGGGCCTTTCCTTTCGGCTTACCCTTTCTGCAGGCGGCTTATATTTATTGAACTTGACGTCCTTAGTATCATAGCGGCGGATATACAGGGTGCCCGCATAAGCGCTATTGGCTAAAATACGTTTAACCGTTTGTTTGGCCCATCGTTTGCCTTTGGGACTAGGGATGCCCATGGCATTCAATCGCCGCGCTATTTCATAAGGACTGGCGTCTTCTTCAGAAGTGAACCATTGATACATAAGCCTGATGATTTTAGCCTCTTCTTCGAAAATATGGAGGGTATCTGTTTCTTTATCAAATTCATAGCCGTAAAGTCCAGGACTGTGAGTAAGTTTCCCTGATTTTGCCTTGGCTCTTTTGCCAATTAAGGAGCGGAGCCTGGTCCTGGCGCGTTCGTATTCGTCAACGGCGCTAAGCACGGTTAAATGGAAACGGTCTTCAGGGCTGTCGGTAAACTTGGAGTTGACAAAAATCAACTCCGCTCCTGCTTTTTTTATCTCGTCGATCAATAAAAGCTGGTGGGCTACGCTGCGTGACAAACGGCTGGTATCTAAACAAATAAACCAGCGGATGCCGCCGGCTTTAAGCTTTTCCAGCGCCGCCACCAGGGCGGGGCGCTCTAAGATTGAGCCCGAGACCCCTTCGTCTACAAATTCTGTTATTTCAGTTGCGCCTAATTCCTGGGCCTTGGCCCTGCATTCCTCCCGCTGCGCCGCAATTGAATAGCCGCGTTCGGCCTGTTCCTCAGTGGACACTCGTAAATATATCAGTGCAGCGCTCACCCTCCCTGACCCTCCTTCAGCTTGACTTTGCTTTGACGCATTTGTGAGAATTTTCTACTCTGGTCAGGAAGGCGGGACAGAAGAAAGCGAATCGCTTTTCGGTAGGCTTGTTCACGTTCATCCTGGGAGCCGCTGCGGGTTATGATCACCTCAAATTCCCGCTTTGCCATGGCCCCCACCTCCTATTAAGGCCCGGTGGCCGGGCAAAAACCCTTCCACCTCTAAGCCTACCGGTACCTCGAAGCAGACTCCAATTATCAAGCAAATAACTGCACTTTTTTCATTAATTCAGTTTATGCTGGAGGCGTCTAGGGACGACCCGGGGAGAAATAATTACCATTTCTAAGAAAACGAAGGAACTGCGCGAAGCTGGTGCGGATGTTGTGGAAGAACTGCTGCGAAAATCCAATCATCAGGAGCCCAATTTGTTCCTGCACCGGCTAAACCTCCTGGAGGTTTACTACGGTATCTATCGCTAAGCAGGCCCGGAGATAAGCGAACAGGTATTGGCAAAGATACAGGCACTACCTGTTACCGAAGTCACTGAGATTACCCAGGAGGTTTTTCTGGAGTCCGGCAGCCTTAGACCGTAGACAAAAGAACCGTCCCCTTGTCTCAGACCT includes the following:
- a CDS encoding recombinase family protein; the encoded protein is MSAALIYLRVSTEEQAERGYSIAAQREECRAKAQELGATEITEFVDEGVSGSILERPALVAALEKLKAGGIRWFICLDTSRLSRSVAHQLLLIDEIKKAGAELIFVNSKFTDSPEDRFHLTVLSAVDEYERARTRLRSLIGKRAKAKSGKLTHSPGLYGYEFDKETDTLHIFEEEAKIIRLMYQWFTSEEDASPYEIARRLNAMGIPSPKGKRWAKQTVKRILANSAYAGTLYIRRYDTKDVKFNKYKPPAERVSRKERPAEEWIPISVPAIVDKQTWEAAQKRFENSRRRWRSCSTYPYLLSGLMRCGKCGTTMHGNLVTSKGKKRAYYVCTAKSPGIPGRERCKSQYLNAPELEEVVWERVSGWLTNPERLREELHAAFPDETAKALEIELITIEKELVQVSKERSRVATVFQKGLIPEDEMEQRLREIKERWEYLSRRREQILMELSRHDLAAQEMERLEELAAQVGDILEALSLEEKKRLVNLLIEEITVTGKRIDIKAKIPETIPENIGILETANSFYGRHDAACGRPPLSGGC